The Aedes aegypti strain LVP_AGWG chromosome 3, AaegL5.0 Primary Assembly, whole genome shotgun sequence genome contains a region encoding:
- the LOC5565421 gene encoding tRNA (uracil-5-)-methyltransferase homolog A — translation MEVEPIASDSVPTTKPEEVSAEPDVAVEAVAEDDSPKEQTPVKPAKEDEYAYLDSTGFTSEKFKIEVRNLPKYYGIAELKKLLNSELSLSTNKIKIMRPGCPFLFVCFRDEDSRQAAIKTLNGYIWKNKKLQAFEAKPAPDPLVKRRNEAAGTDGVVTVKKRKTLEESVTALAYLSYEDQLVQKQSEMRNVLIKLGKEIWKTCPALRPYVEEQRKLHDGLPCKLERIRKSPQTDGYRNKCEFSIGKDDQGEIRVGFRVGSYSNGFLDVESPQNLKNVSDKMKDTVKFYEEFVRNSKLDIYSPETYQGHFRQLTVRTSSSTGDVMVVIGIHPQSLTEEELAQFKDSIVEHFTSDKGKEIGISSIYLEKIGKRESGQTVNPVEHLHGETHIVDVIHGLKFRISPLAFFQINTPSAEVLYQCAIDLADATQQTSVLDICCGTGTIGLCFAKHCKQVLGVELIPQAIEDAKYNAELNKIDNCKLYAGNADDLITSLIRNANIQAGENLVAIVDPPRAGLHVRSITQLRNARGLNRLIYVSCSPNSAVKNWVDLMRPCSKAMRGTPFVLKKAIPVDLFPHTPHVELVLLFEREPDKEAETEAEAVESEAKQEAETKPVTEEVKDTAEVQE, via the exons ATGGAAGTTGAACCTATTGCCAGTGATTCGGTACCGACAACCAAGCCTGAAGAAGTGAGTGCAGAACCAGACGTGGCAGTAGAAGCAGTGGCAGAGGACGATTCACCGAAAGAACAGACTCCGGTGAAGCCCGCTAAAGAAGACGAGTATGCCTATCTGGATTCGACCGGCTTTACGTCGGAAAAGTTCAAGATTGAGGTCCGGAATCTGCCTAAATATTATGGAATTGCC GAACTTAAAAAACTTTTGAACTCGGAACTATCGCTGTCTACAAACAAGATCAAAATAATGCGACCGGGATGTCCATTCTTATTCGTTTGTTTCCGGGATGAAGATAGTCGCCAGGCAGCCATAAAAACCCTGAACGGATACATCTGGAAGAACAAGAAACTTCAGGCCTTTGAAGCGAAACCAGCGCCGGATCCTTTGGTCAAACGACGGAACGAAGCCGCGGGAACGGATGGAGTCGTCACCGTGAAGAAACGCAAGACTTTGGAAGAATCCGTTACGGCCTTGGCCTACCTGAGCTATGAAGATCAACTGGTTCAGAAGCAATCGGAAATGCGGAATGTGCTGATTAAGCTCGGCAAGGAAATCTGGAAAACGTGTCCCGCTCTGAGGCCTTACGTCGAGGAGCAAAGAAAGCTGCACGATGGATTACCGTGTAAGCTGGAAAGGATTCGGAAATCACCGCAGACCGATGGCTATCGCAATAAGTGCGAATTTTCTATCGGAAAGGATGATCAGGGAGAGATTCGCGTAGGGTTCAGAGTTGGGAGCTACTCGAACGGGTTTTTGGATGTGGAATCGCCCCAGAACTTGAAGAACGTTTCCGACAAGATGAAGGATACGGTGAAGTTCTATGAAGAGTTTGTTCGTAACTCCAAGTTGGATATCTATAGTCCGGAAACGTATCAGGGACATTTCAGACAACTGACCGTTCGGACTTCTAGCAGTACGGGAGACGTTATGGTAGTCATTGGAATTCATCCTCAATCGCTGACTGAGGAAGAACTTGCTCAATTCAAGGACTCCATTGTGGAACATTTCACCTCGGACAAAGGTAAAGAAATCGGAATCAGTTCCATCTATCTGGAAAAGATAGGAAAACGGGAATCTGGACAGACAGTTAACCCAGTTGAACATCTTCACGGCGAGACCCATATTGTGGACGTTATCCACGGTTTAAAGTTCCGCATCAGTCCTCTTGCATTCTTCCAAATCAATACTCCCAGTGCCGAGGTGCTTTATCAGTGTGCAATTGATTTGGCCGATGCTACCCAGCAAACGAGCGTCTTGGACATCTGTTGTGGAACGGGAACGATTGGTCTGTGCTTTGCCAAACATTGTAAGCAGGTGCTGGGCGTTGAACTCATTCCACAGGCCATTGAAGACGCGAAGTACAATGCCGAATTGAATAAGATCGACAACTGCAAGTTGTACGCTGGAAACGCCGATGACTTGATAACGTCGCTGATTCGAAATGCCAACATCCAGGCAGGGGAGAATTTGGTCGCGATTGTGGATCCTCCGCGGGCAGGATTGC ACGTGCGATCGATCACTCAGTTGCGCAATGCTCGGGGCTTGAACCGGTTGATTTACGTGTCCTGTTCGCCGAACAGTGCCGTTAAGAATTGGGTTGACTTGATGCGTCCCTGCTCAAAAGCGATGCGAGGAACTCCATTCGTCTTGAAGAAGGCTATTCCCGTGGATTTGTTTCCGCATACACCCCATGTGGAACTTGTATTGCTGTTCGAGCGGGAACCAGACAAGGAAGCGGAAACCGAAGCCGAGGCGGTTGAGAGTGAGGCGAAGCAGGAGGCCGAGACTAAACCCGTGACTGAGGAAGTAAAG GACACAGCTGAAGTTCAAGAATAA